In Microbacterium pumilum, the following proteins share a genomic window:
- a CDS encoding MFS transporter: MWGPSYVWVTVGSAALIFLAAIQSLAVTTVMPVVSADLDGAALYAVAFAGTLATSVIGMVAVGAWCDRSGVLAPLTASVALFVVGLVMAGFAPTMEVLVAGRLIQGLGTGGQTVALYVVVARVYPAAVHGRVFAAYSAAWVVPSLIGPFLAGAVAEYLHWRWVFLGVAILTVAAYTLVVLRLRGLALGTDHPATDRIAPRLACAVAVAVGALLLSLAGSLGPWAWAAVAASVLTIGFASRPLLPRRTLLAGRGLPSVVLMRGLIAGALFGAEIYVPYLLIDEYDFSPTWAGLGLTAAAIAWATAADIQGRFGDRIGNARITLIGIALLFSSLAIAGITALAHLPAAVVIAGWTLAGGGMGLMYPRLTVLTLAYSTPQNQGFNSSALSISDSIGAATTIAAMGLVFTALTATDAAFPAVFALACVLSLLALLPGLRLGHAHEIGGRRPGE, translated from the coding sequence ATCTGGGGGCCCTCGTATGTCTGGGTCACGGTCGGCTCCGCAGCCCTGATCTTCCTCGCGGCGATCCAGTCCCTCGCGGTGACGACCGTCATGCCCGTCGTGAGCGCGGATCTCGATGGCGCGGCGCTCTATGCGGTGGCGTTCGCCGGCACCCTCGCGACAAGCGTCATCGGCATGGTCGCCGTGGGCGCATGGTGCGATCGCAGCGGCGTGCTCGCACCCCTCACCGCGTCCGTCGCGCTGTTCGTGGTCGGACTCGTCATGGCTGGGTTCGCACCCACGATGGAGGTCCTCGTCGCCGGTCGCCTCATCCAGGGGCTCGGCACCGGCGGTCAGACGGTCGCGCTGTACGTCGTGGTGGCCCGCGTCTATCCTGCCGCCGTCCACGGTCGGGTGTTCGCGGCCTACTCGGCGGCTTGGGTCGTCCCTTCGCTCATCGGACCGTTCCTCGCAGGAGCGGTGGCGGAGTACCTCCACTGGCGCTGGGTCTTCCTCGGTGTCGCGATCCTCACCGTCGCCGCCTACACCCTGGTCGTCCTGCGACTTCGCGGACTCGCGCTCGGGACGGACCACCCGGCAACCGATCGGATCGCGCCGCGACTGGCGTGCGCGGTCGCCGTCGCGGTCGGGGCATTGCTGCTGAGCCTGGCCGGATCGCTCGGGCCATGGGCGTGGGCAGCGGTCGCGGCATCCGTGCTCACCATCGGCTTCGCCTCCCGGCCACTGCTGCCGCGCCGGACGCTCCTCGCGGGGCGAGGACTGCCGAGCGTCGTGCTGATGCGCGGGCTGATCGCAGGCGCTCTCTTCGGCGCCGAGATCTACGTGCCCTACCTGCTCATCGACGAGTACGACTTCTCGCCGACGTGGGCGGGCCTGGGTCTGACGGCGGCGGCGATCGCGTGGGCGACCGCGGCCGACATCCAGGGCCGATTCGGCGATCGGATCGGCAATGCACGGATCACGCTGATCGGCATCGCCCTCCTGTTCAGTTCGCTCGCGATTGCCGGGATCACGGCGCTGGCGCATCTCCCTGCGGCGGTCGTCATCGCCGGATGGACCCTGGCGGGCGGGGGGATGGGGCTCATGTATCCGCGCCTGACGGTGCTGACGCTCGCGTATTCGACGCCCCAGAACCAGGGCTTCAATTCATCCGCGCTGTCGATCTCGGACTCGATCGGGGCCGCGACGACCATCGCGGCGATGGGGCTCGTCTTCACAGCGCTCACGGCCACGGATGCCGCGTTCCCCGCGGTGTTCGCGCTGGCGTGTGTGCTGTCGCTGCTGGCACTCCTCCCCGGGCTGCGGCTCGGTCACGCGCATGAGATCGGGGGGCGCCGACCGGGCGAGTGA
- a CDS encoding siderophore-interacting protein — MTSHSIAVRPAYRPYVTQVSRVERLSPHFVRVVLHGDDLEHFGTAGLDQRIKVLFPHADGSFAEVGQDAGAGDWYDRWRSLPDAARNVFRTYTARRVNPASRTVTVDFVVHHDAGPAGAWAERAVPGDDLVIVGPDERSPQSRIGLDWHPGSSRRLLLAGDETAAPAIAGILESLDRDCDVDAFIEVPAAADAVELDLPETFRVQWLARDDRAHGSSLITALSTWAGASGDLLERAAAPRPQRLDDVDVDVDLLWDSPEAADGEFYAWIAGEAAMVKTIRRSLVSDHGVDRKRVAFMGYWRLGQSERTE; from the coding sequence GTGACCTCCCACTCGATCGCCGTCCGGCCCGCCTACCGTCCGTACGTGACACAGGTCTCCCGCGTCGAGCGGCTGTCTCCGCATTTCGTGCGCGTCGTGCTCCACGGCGACGACCTCGAGCACTTCGGCACTGCCGGCCTCGATCAGCGCATCAAGGTCCTCTTCCCTCATGCCGACGGCAGTTTCGCCGAGGTCGGGCAGGATGCCGGGGCGGGGGACTGGTACGACCGCTGGCGTTCGCTCCCGGATGCCGCGCGCAACGTTTTCCGCACCTACACTGCGCGTCGCGTCAACCCTGCCTCGCGGACCGTGACCGTCGACTTCGTGGTCCACCACGACGCGGGTCCCGCCGGCGCGTGGGCGGAGCGGGCAGTCCCGGGCGATGACCTCGTCATCGTCGGTCCGGACGAGCGCAGCCCGCAGTCGCGGATCGGGCTGGACTGGCACCCGGGCTCGTCCCGCCGCCTGCTGCTCGCGGGCGATGAGACCGCGGCGCCCGCGATCGCCGGCATCCTCGAGTCGCTCGACCGTGACTGCGACGTCGATGCCTTCATCGAGGTGCCGGCCGCCGCCGACGCCGTGGAGCTCGATCTGCCGGAGACCTTCCGCGTTCAGTGGCTGGCCCGGGACGATCGTGCACACGGATCGTCGCTGATCACCGCGCTCTCGACATGGGCTGGCGCGTCGGGCGACCTGCTCGAGCGTGCCGCCGCACCGCGGCCGCAGAGACTGGATGACGTCGACGTCGATGTCGACCTGCTCTGGGACAGCCCCGAAGCCGCGGACGGCGAGTTCTACGCCTGGATCGCGGGGGAGGCGGCGATGGTGAAGACGATCCGCCGTTCCCTGGTCAGCGACCACGGCGTCGACCGCAAGCGCGTCGCCTTCATGGGCTACTGGCGGCTCGGGCAGTCGGAACGCACGGAATGA
- a CDS encoding FecCD family ABC transporter permease, with product MTASARTRRARLVLAVAIAVFLASVVLSLGVGARPITPAAVVDALFGPDPSNADHTVLLTQRVPRTIIGILAGAALAVAGTVMQGLTRNPLADPGLLGVNAGASVAVLAAITLVGISTPSGFLWFAFGGAAVAAVVVAFIGSRGPDGGNPAKLALTGAAVTAGLTAVTLLILNTDYVALDVYRYWSVGGLTARGLDSVALVFVPIAVGIGIALFCARGLDLIALGADTATGLGHDVARTRGLGIVATILLCGGATAIAGPIVFIGLVIPHTLRVIVGDDYRWLLTIGIPAGASLLLLADVVGRVIALPGEVQAGIVIAFVGAPVLITLVLRRQQVML from the coding sequence ATGACGGCATCCGCCCGCACTCGCCGGGCGCGTCTCGTCCTCGCCGTCGCGATCGCCGTCTTCCTGGCGTCCGTGGTGCTGAGCCTGGGCGTCGGGGCGCGACCGATCACGCCTGCCGCTGTGGTGGATGCACTCTTCGGACCGGATCCGTCCAACGCGGACCACACCGTGCTGCTCACGCAGCGCGTGCCGCGCACGATCATCGGCATTCTGGCCGGGGCGGCGCTCGCGGTCGCCGGCACGGTGATGCAGGGGCTCACGCGCAACCCGCTCGCCGACCCCGGGCTGCTGGGTGTCAACGCGGGCGCCTCGGTGGCCGTGCTCGCAGCGATCACCCTGGTCGGGATCAGCACTCCGTCGGGCTTCCTCTGGTTCGCGTTCGGAGGAGCGGCGGTGGCCGCCGTGGTGGTCGCGTTCATCGGCTCGCGCGGGCCCGACGGCGGCAACCCCGCCAAGCTCGCACTCACGGGTGCTGCCGTGACAGCGGGGCTCACCGCCGTCACGCTTCTCATCCTGAACACCGACTACGTCGCGCTCGATGTGTACCGGTACTGGTCGGTGGGTGGGCTCACGGCCCGCGGGCTGGACAGCGTCGCCCTCGTCTTCGTTCCGATCGCTGTCGGCATCGGCATCGCGCTGTTCTGCGCCCGAGGCCTGGACCTCATCGCCCTGGGTGCGGATACCGCCACGGGTCTCGGTCACGACGTCGCGCGCACACGGGGGCTCGGCATCGTGGCGACGATCCTGCTGTGCGGGGGCGCCACCGCGATCGCCGGGCCGATCGTCTTCATCGGCCTGGTGATTCCGCATACGCTGCGCGTGATCGTCGGCGACGACTACCGGTGGCTCCTGACGATCGGGATCCCCGCCGGCGCGAGTCTTCTCCTGCTCGCCGATGTCGTCGGGCGTGTCATCGCTCTGCCGGGCGAAGTCCAGGCCGGCATCGTCATCGCGTTCGTGGGTGCGCCCGTCCTCATCACCCTCGTGCTGCGTCGTCAGCAGGTGATGCTGTGA
- a CDS encoding iron ABC transporter permease, with protein sequence MSPSATAAGADAVAPSALETVRRTARRRRAVVVVATVVLVAVISLVALSMGDYPLTVEQVWHALWGGGTRAEAYVVFQVRAPRLVMALIAGAALGIAGALLQSLLGNPLASPDLLGISGGSGAAAIFALLVLGMSGPSLALAAFVGGMVVAGLLLLAGRAQTDGGYRLILAGVGMSFLAGAATSLLMVRAQVEQAQMAMLWLTGSLSSTPWWQVATVAVVFALVIPAVVAAARWLPIVQLGASTASGLGVRPGLVRVVTVTAAVILTAVTCAFLGPISFVALCAPAIARPLLGHASAGIATSGLIGAALLTTADLVAQYAIPGMSVPVGVVTGAIGALFLLWLLATSKGRQL encoded by the coding sequence GTGAGCCCGAGTGCGACCGCCGCCGGCGCTGACGCCGTCGCGCCGAGTGCTCTCGAAACAGTGCGCCGCACCGCGCGCCGCCGGCGAGCGGTCGTGGTCGTGGCGACCGTCGTGCTCGTCGCGGTCATCTCGCTCGTCGCGCTCAGCATGGGGGACTACCCGCTCACGGTCGAGCAGGTCTGGCACGCGCTCTGGGGCGGCGGCACCCGGGCGGAGGCCTACGTCGTCTTCCAGGTGCGTGCGCCGCGCCTCGTCATGGCGCTGATCGCCGGCGCCGCGCTCGGCATCGCCGGAGCGCTGCTGCAGTCTCTGCTCGGCAATCCGCTCGCGAGCCCTGACCTGCTCGGAATCTCAGGTGGCAGCGGCGCGGCAGCCATCTTCGCGCTGCTCGTGCTCGGCATGTCGGGCCCCTCGCTCGCGCTCGCGGCGTTCGTCGGGGGAATGGTCGTCGCGGGGCTGCTGCTGCTGGCGGGTCGCGCGCAGACAGACGGCGGGTATCGCCTCATCCTCGCTGGTGTCGGCATGTCGTTCCTGGCGGGTGCAGCGACCAGCCTCCTGATGGTGCGGGCTCAGGTCGAACAGGCCCAGATGGCCATGCTGTGGCTGACCGGAAGCCTGTCCTCGACGCCCTGGTGGCAGGTCGCCACGGTCGCCGTGGTGTTCGCGCTCGTCATCCCGGCCGTCGTCGCAGCGGCACGCTGGCTGCCCATCGTCCAGCTGGGAGCGTCGACGGCATCCGGTCTCGGCGTCCGCCCTGGGCTGGTGCGCGTGGTCACGGTCACCGCGGCCGTGATCCTGACCGCCGTCACCTGTGCGTTCCTCGGGCCGATCTCATTCGTCGCCCTGTGCGCCCCCGCGATCGCTCGGCCCCTGCTCGGCCATGCATCGGCCGGCATCGCCACGAGCGGGCTCATCGGCGCGGCGCTGCTCACGACCGCCGATCTGGTCGCCCAGTACGCGATCCCCGGGATGTCCGTGCCGGTCGGCGTCGTGACCGGTGCCATCGGGGCCCTCTTCCTGCTGTGGCTCCTCGCCACGTCGAAAGGACGTCAGCTGTGA
- a CDS encoding ABC transporter ATP-binding protein: MSSTISPPELVARGLDAGYPGRTVIEDLDLAITPGRITMIIGANASGKSTLLGVLARLRPPLAGRIELGGEDIATIPRRKLARSIGLLPQHPTAPDGLTVAELVARGRYPHRGVFQRWSPGDTEKVDAALERTGLSALAERPLGDLSGGQRQRAWIAMALAQNPQILLLDEPTTFLDLSHQLDVLDLLRDLNRTQGTTIVVVLHELNLAARYADQLVVMAEGRIVSHGSPTEVLTADVVAEAFALDALVIPDPLTQTPLVIPRPGGAHASADRG, translated from the coding sequence GTGAGCTCCACCATCTCGCCGCCCGAGCTCGTCGCGCGCGGGCTCGACGCCGGCTATCCGGGTCGCACGGTGATCGAGGACCTCGATCTGGCGATCACACCGGGGCGGATCACGATGATCATCGGCGCGAATGCGTCGGGCAAGTCCACGCTCCTCGGTGTCCTGGCGCGGCTTCGGCCACCGCTCGCGGGCCGGATCGAGCTCGGCGGCGAGGACATCGCCACGATTCCCCGTCGCAAGCTGGCACGCAGCATCGGCCTGCTGCCGCAGCATCCCACCGCTCCAGACGGTCTCACCGTGGCGGAGCTCGTCGCGCGCGGCCGCTACCCCCATCGCGGAGTGTTCCAGCGATGGTCACCGGGCGACACCGAGAAGGTGGATGCCGCCCTCGAGCGCACCGGGCTGTCCGCGCTGGCCGAGCGCCCCCTCGGAGATCTGTCCGGTGGTCAGCGTCAGCGTGCCTGGATCGCCATGGCTCTCGCGCAGAACCCGCAGATCCTCCTGCTCGACGAGCCGACCACGTTCCTTGACTTGAGCCACCAGCTCGACGTCCTCGACCTGCTGCGGGACCTCAACCGGACTCAGGGAACGACGATCGTGGTCGTGCTCCACGAGCTCAATCTCGCAGCCCGCTACGCCGACCAGCTGGTCGTCATGGCGGAAGGCCGCATCGTCTCACACGGATCGCCCACCGAGGTTCTGACGGCGGATGTCGTCGCCGAGGCATTCGCGCTCGACGCCCTCGTCATCCCCGACCCGCTCACACAGACTCCCCTCGTCATTCCACGTCCCGGCGGCGCCCATGCGTCGGCGGATCGCGGCTGA
- a CDS encoding ABC-F family ATP-binding cassette domain-containing protein translates to MLAVHDLEIRVGARVLMSDVSFRVSNGDKIGLVGRNGAGKTTLTKVLAGDLLPADGKVDRTGELGYLPQDPRTGDPDMLARTRILDARGLGTIALGMHEASLAMGDEDPDVAARAMRKYGQLTERFEALGGYTAEAEAASIAHNLSLPDRILDQQLRTLSGGQRRRIELARILFSDAESMILDEPTNHLDADSVVWLREFLKNYKGGLIVISHDVELVGETVNRVFYLDANRQVIDVYNMNWKNYLRQRVADEERRKKERVNVEKKATQLQLQAARFGAKASKAAAAHQMVARAEKMLSGLDDVRQEDRVAKLRFPKPAACGKTPLMASGLSKSYGSLEIFTDVDLAIDRGSKVVVLGLNGAGKTTLLRILAGVDKPDTGQIEPGHGLKIGYYAQEHENLDVGRSVLENMMSAAPDITATDARKVLGSFLFTGDDVLKPAGVLSGGEKTRLSLATLVVSSANMLLLDEPTNNLDPASREEILGALSHYEGAVVLVSHDEGAVEALNPERVLILPDGVEDIWGRDYAELISLA, encoded by the coding sequence GTGCTCGCCGTGCACGACCTCGAAATCCGCGTGGGCGCTCGCGTCCTCATGTCGGACGTGTCGTTCCGCGTGAGCAACGGCGACAAGATCGGTCTCGTCGGCCGGAACGGCGCCGGCAAGACCACCCTCACCAAGGTGCTCGCGGGCGATCTCCTTCCCGCCGACGGCAAGGTCGATCGCACCGGGGAGCTCGGCTACCTGCCGCAGGACCCGCGCACCGGCGACCCCGACATGCTCGCGCGCACCCGCATCCTCGATGCTCGAGGTCTCGGCACGATCGCCCTCGGCATGCACGAGGCATCCCTCGCCATGGGCGACGAAGATCCGGACGTCGCAGCCAGGGCGATGCGGAAGTACGGCCAGCTCACCGAGCGCTTCGAAGCGCTCGGCGGGTACACGGCAGAGGCCGAGGCGGCATCCATCGCGCACAACCTCTCGCTGCCCGACCGCATTCTGGACCAGCAGCTGCGGACGCTCTCGGGCGGCCAGCGACGTCGCATCGAGCTCGCCCGCATCCTGTTCTCGGATGCCGAGTCGATGATCCTCGACGAGCCCACCAACCACCTCGATGCCGACAGCGTGGTGTGGCTGCGGGAGTTCCTCAAGAACTACAAGGGCGGCCTCATCGTCATCAGCCACGATGTCGAGCTCGTCGGCGAGACTGTCAACCGCGTCTTCTACCTCGACGCGAACCGCCAGGTCATCGACGTCTACAACATGAACTGGAAGAACTACCTGCGTCAGCGGGTGGCCGACGAAGAGCGCCGCAAGAAGGAGCGCGTCAACGTCGAGAAGAAGGCGACGCAGCTGCAGCTGCAGGCCGCGCGATTCGGCGCCAAGGCCTCGAAGGCGGCAGCTGCGCACCAGATGGTGGCGCGTGCCGAGAAGATGCTCTCGGGCCTCGATGACGTGCGGCAGGAGGATCGCGTCGCGAAGCTGCGGTTCCCGAAGCCCGCGGCGTGCGGCAAGACCCCGCTCATGGCATCGGGTCTGTCCAAGTCGTACGGTTCACTCGAGATCTTCACGGATGTCGACCTGGCCATCGACCGTGGGTCGAAGGTCGTCGTGCTCGGCCTCAACGGCGCCGGCAAGACCACGCTGCTGCGCATCCTCGCTGGTGTCGACAAGCCCGATACCGGCCAGATCGAGCCCGGCCACGGGCTCAAGATCGGCTACTACGCGCAGGAGCACGAGAACCTCGACGTCGGCCGTTCGGTGCTCGAGAACATGATGTCGGCGGCACCGGACATCACCGCGACGGATGCGCGCAAGGTGCTGGGGTCGTTCCTCTTCACCGGCGACGACGTCCTCAAACCTGCCGGCGTGCTGTCGGGCGGTGAGAAGACGCGCCTGTCGCTCGCCACGCTCGTCGTCTCGAGCGCCAACATGCTGCTGCTCGACGAGCCCACGAACAACCTCGATCCGGCGTCGCGCGAAGAGATCCTGGGCGCGCTGTCGCACTATGAGGGCGCGGTGGTCCTGGTCTCACACGATGAGGGAGCCGTCGAGGCGCTGAATCCCGAGCGTGTGCTCATCCTGCCGGACGGGGTCGAAGACATCTGGGGCCGCGACTACGCGGAGCTCATCAGCCTTGCGTGA
- a CDS encoding SURF1 family protein yields the protein MSASREVSMQNLPKAGRWAIYIALAVLFAVACAFLSQWQFSRNEQRAAQLALVAQNHDADPVPLDELIPPGAELDPGDEWRPVRLEGVYLSDQQLLARNRAHGGTAAFEVLVPFQLEDGRVVLVDRGWVPPGDSQPNPDVVPSPPEGEVTVIARLRPGEARPSSGRSAPEGQVPTINLGLVSAAVDPSIGAALEQSTYGLMVSEDPPPATRPTALESPSEDPGPHLSYAIQWILFAIMGFVFIGYVIHTERRHRRDESEDSEDGAAPQPELPRRRRDRDAVDEDALIDAAGR from the coding sequence ATGAGCGCCAGCCGCGAGGTCAGCATGCAGAATCTGCCGAAAGCGGGTCGATGGGCGATCTATATCGCGCTCGCCGTGCTGTTCGCGGTGGCATGCGCGTTCCTGTCGCAGTGGCAGTTCTCACGCAACGAACAGCGCGCGGCACAACTCGCCCTCGTCGCGCAGAACCACGACGCCGATCCGGTTCCGCTCGACGAGCTCATTCCGCCCGGGGCCGAACTCGATCCGGGCGATGAGTGGCGGCCGGTGCGACTCGAGGGCGTCTATCTCAGCGACCAGCAGCTTCTCGCGCGCAACCGCGCCCACGGCGGCACGGCCGCATTCGAGGTATTGGTGCCCTTCCAGCTCGAGGATGGCCGCGTCGTCCTCGTCGACCGAGGCTGGGTGCCGCCCGGTGACAGCCAGCCCAACCCAGACGTCGTTCCCTCACCACCGGAGGGCGAGGTGACGGTGATCGCTCGGCTGCGTCCGGGCGAAGCGCGCCCCTCTTCCGGACGATCCGCGCCGGAGGGACAGGTCCCCACGATCAACCTGGGACTGGTCTCGGCAGCCGTCGATCCATCGATCGGCGCTGCTTTGGAGCAGAGCACCTACGGGCTGATGGTGTCGGAGGATCCTCCACCGGCGACCCGGCCCACCGCGCTGGAATCGCCGTCCGAGGACCCGGGGCCGCACCTCTCGTACGCGATCCAGTGGATCCTGTTCGCGATCATGGGGTTCGTGTTCATCGGCTACGTGATCCACACCGAGCGACGCCACCGGCGCGACGAGTCAGAGGATTCCGAGGATGGTGCGGCGCCCCAGCCGGAGCTCCCCCGCCGCCGGCGCGACCGCGACGCGGTCGACGAAGACGCGCTCATCGACGCGGCGGGGCGCTGA
- a CDS encoding DUF3099 domain-containing protein, whose amino-acid sequence MKSSGRPPSATSLPRAPRDEADARSKRYLIMMGIRVACFILMVVITPYGWYTWVFGAAAIFIPYVAVVLANVSSNVRTTDVERPELAISAEAHEDPTADPEVVRVDEIRAVAPLDDPDPRA is encoded by the coding sequence GTGAAGAGTTCGGGCCGGCCACCTTCGGCCACGTCGCTGCCGCGCGCACCGCGCGACGAGGCCGACGCGCGATCTAAGCGGTACCTCATCATGATGGGCATCCGCGTGGCCTGCTTCATCCTCATGGTGGTCATCACGCCGTACGGCTGGTACACGTGGGTCTTCGGCGCCGCGGCGATCTTCATCCCCTACGTCGCCGTCGTCCTCGCGAACGTGAGCTCGAATGTGCGCACCACCGACGTCGAGCGCCCTGAGCTGGCCATCTCCGCCGAAGCGCACGAGGATCCCACTGCCGACCCGGAAGTCGTGCGCGTCGACGAGATCCGTGCGGTTGCGCCGCTCGACGACCCGGACCCGCGAGCATGA
- a CDS encoding DUF4190 domain-containing protein, which translates to MSDNSTPDSPASDASSAQPAPDPSPALTPEPSPGLTPDPSPEPTPEPPSYAPPAYGAADPYAGGAPAYGATDPGYAAPPVYGAPAPGYASAPPPYGSSPAPYGSPAPYGAAAPYGAAPAYGGYAAQPKTNALAIVSLISSIVGLVLVPFIGSIVGVITGHISLSQIKRDGEGGRGMALTGTILGWVGLGLCILGIIALIALIPFLVAIDTRSST; encoded by the coding sequence GTGAGCGACAACAGCACGCCCGACTCCCCCGCGTCCGACGCCTCGAGCGCCCAGCCCGCACCGGACCCGTCACCGGCGCTCACGCCGGAGCCGTCACCAGGCCTGACGCCGGACCCGTCACCGGAACCGACGCCGGAGCCGCCGTCGTACGCGCCGCCGGCATACGGTGCCGCGGATCCGTACGCCGGCGGTGCGCCCGCCTACGGCGCGACCGACCCCGGCTACGCCGCACCGCCGGTCTACGGTGCACCGGCCCCCGGTTACGCGTCGGCTCCGCCGCCGTATGGGTCGTCGCCGGCACCCTACGGATCACCAGCGCCGTACGGTGCCGCCGCGCCGTACGGCGCAGCCCCGGCGTACGGTGGCTACGCCGCCCAGCCGAAGACGAATGCGCTCGCGATCGTCTCGCTGATCTCGTCGATCGTCGGGCTCGTGCTGGTGCCGTTCATCGGGTCGATCGTCGGCGTCATCACCGGTCACATCTCCCTGTCGCAGATCAAGCGGGACGGCGAGGGCGGCCGCGGCATGGCGCTCACGGGCACGATCCTCGGGTGGGTCGGCCTCGGGCTCTGCATCCTCGGAATCATCGCTCTGATCGCGCTCATCCCGTTCCTCGTCGCCATCGACACGCGGTCATCGACCTGA
- a CDS encoding beta-ketoacyl-ACP reductase translates to MSTDRVVLVTGGNRGIGRSIAERFVAAGYKVAVTARSGEGPEGTLTVRADVTDAVAVDAAFTEVESALGPVEIIVANAGVTKDTLLLRMTEDDFDSVIATNLGGTFRVVKRASKAMLRARWGRVILISSVVGLYGSPGQVNYAASKSGLVGFARSLTRELGGRGITTNVVAPGFIETDMTVSLPEELQAEYKRNIPAGRFATADEVAGVVAWIASDDAAYISGAVIPVDGGLGMGH, encoded by the coding sequence ATGTCCACCGATCGCGTCGTCCTCGTCACCGGCGGAAACCGCGGCATCGGCCGTTCGATCGCCGAACGCTTCGTGGCCGCCGGCTACAAGGTGGCGGTGACCGCCCGCTCTGGAGAAGGGCCGGAAGGAACGCTCACCGTCCGCGCGGACGTGACGGATGCCGTAGCGGTCGATGCCGCGTTCACCGAGGTCGAGAGCGCCCTCGGGCCCGTGGAGATCATCGTCGCCAACGCCGGCGTCACCAAGGACACACTGCTGCTGCGCATGACCGAGGACGACTTCGACAGCGTCATCGCGACCAACCTGGGCGGGACTTTCCGCGTCGTCAAGCGCGCATCGAAGGCCATGCTGCGCGCCCGCTGGGGCCGCGTCATCCTGATCTCCAGTGTCGTCGGCCTCTACGGCTCGCCCGGCCAGGTCAACTACGCGGCGTCCAAGAGCGGCCTCGTCGGCTTCGCACGGTCGCTGACACGCGAACTCGGCGGTCGCGGCATCACCACGAACGTCGTCGCGCCTGGGTTCATCGAGACCGATATGACGGTGTCATTGCCCGAAGAGCTGCAGGCCGAATACAAGCGCAACATCCCCGCCGGTCGCTTCGCGACCGCCGACGAGGTCGCCGGAGTCGTCGCGTGGATCGCCTCGGATGACGCGGCCTACATCTCGGGCGCGGTGATCCCCGTCGACGGTGGACTCGGGATGGGGCACTGA
- a CDS encoding alpha/beta hydrolase, translating into MDIILIPGLWLDASSWEDVTPVLEAAGHTVHPLTLPGVGVPAPESSDIGIADWVDAVVAAIDSIDAPVVVVGHSGGGNVAWGAADARPDRVARVVFVDTTPPPNGADISEFELVDGVIPFPGWDFFDAPEVGDIDDDTRAKWSARAASVPAKVPSDPIALTDDRRHQVPVTVLSGGSSEAEFRGMLAEWGRFADEFNAIQSAEVVKLDSGHWPQFSQPERLGQAIVAAVR; encoded by the coding sequence ATGGACATCATCCTCATCCCCGGTCTCTGGCTCGACGCGTCGTCCTGGGAGGACGTGACACCGGTACTCGAGGCGGCGGGCCACACGGTCCACCCCCTCACGCTGCCCGGCGTCGGCGTTCCCGCCCCCGAATCGTCCGACATCGGCATCGCGGACTGGGTCGACGCCGTCGTCGCAGCCATCGATTCGATCGACGCACCTGTGGTCGTCGTCGGCCACAGCGGCGGCGGCAACGTCGCATGGGGCGCGGCCGATGCCCGCCCCGATCGCGTGGCTCGGGTGGTCTTCGTCGACACGACTCCCCCGCCGAACGGGGCCGACATCTCCGAGTTCGAGCTGGTCGATGGTGTGATCCCGTTCCCCGGCTGGGACTTCTTCGACGCGCCCGAGGTCGGCGACATCGACGACGACACGCGGGCGAAGTGGTCCGCACGGGCCGCCTCGGTGCCGGCGAAGGTGCCATCCGATCCGATCGCACTGACGGACGACCGACGCCACCAGGTGCCCGTGACGGTGCTGTCGGGAGGGTCCTCCGAGGCGGAGTTCCGCGGCATGCTGGCCGAATGGGGCAGGTTCGCGGATGAGTTCAACGCGATCCAGTCCGCCGAGGTCGTGAAGCTCGACTCCGGCCACTGGCCGCAGTTCTCGCAGCCGGAGCGACTGGGTCAGGCGATCGTCGCCGCGGTTCGCTGA